The following are encoded in a window of Panicum virgatum strain AP13 chromosome 5N, P.virgatum_v5, whole genome shotgun sequence genomic DNA:
- the LOC120672856 gene encoding phosphatidylinositol transfer protein 3-like — MSFLFKSSNSGTTEKGLSLEEQQEKINELRKELGEYSSAAIQDFLSDASLSRFLRARNWNVQKASKMMKAAVKWQLAFKPENICWADIAQEAETGKIYRADYKDKQGRTVLVLRPGLENTTSATGQIKYLVYSLEKAIMNLTEDQEKMVWLTDFQSWTLGSTPLKVTRETVNVLQDCYPERLGLAILYNPPRIFESFWKIVKPFLDHETRKKVKFVYSNDKESQKIMAEVFDMEELDSAFGGKNPATFEYNSYAERMQEDDKKMGSLHSSTNSFLGSSEKEANGADSDASSEASFYSGTDSPRHGDDEHSTPKKNG; from the exons ATGTCCTTTCTGTTCAAGTCAAGCAACAGTGGTACAACTGAGAAAGGCTTGTCCCTAGAAGAACAACAAGAAAAA ATAAATGAATTACGCAAGGAGCTTGGTGAATACTCATCAGCAGCCATTCAGGATTTCCTTTCAGATGCCTCGTtgtcgagatttcttcgagcaAGGAACTGGAATGTGCAGAAAGCTAGTAAGATGATGAAAGCAGCTGTGAAGTGGCAGCTCGCGTTCAAGCCAGAGAACATTTGCTGG GCAGATATTGCACAGGAAGCAGAAACTGGAAAGATATATAGGGCAGATTACAAGGACAAACAAGGGAGAACTGTTCTTGTATTGAGGCCTGGCTTAGAG AACACTACCTCAGCAACAGGGCAGATCAAATATCTAGTTTACTCTCTGGAGAAAGCGATTATGAACCTGACAGAAGATCAAGAGAAGATGGTGTGGCTGACAGATTTCCAGAGCTGGACATTGGGAAGCACACCACTGAAGGTGACCCGTGAGACTGTCAATGTCTTGCAAGACTGTTATCCTGAGAGGTTGGGGCTAGCAATCCTTTACAATCCTCCTAGGATATTTGAATCATTCTGGAAG ATAGTGAAGCCTTTCCTGGACCATGAGACCCGCAAGAAGGTGAAGTTTGTGTACTCCAACGACAAGGAGAGCCAGAAGATAATGGCAGAGGTATTTGACATGGAGGAGCTCGACTCGGCATTCGGGGGGAAGAACCCAGCTACATTTGAGTACAACAGCTATGCAGAGCGAATGCAGGAGGACGACAAGAAAATGGGATCTTTGCACAGCTCAACTAATAGCTTCCTTGGATCATCTGAGAAGGAGGCTAATGGCGCAGACTCGGACGCCTCGAGCGAGGCCTCCTTCTACAGTGGAACCGACTCTCCGAGACATGGTGACGATGAACACAGCACCCCAAAGAAGAACGGCTGA